One Chitinophaga parva DNA segment encodes these proteins:
- a CDS encoding sensor histidine kinase, whose amino-acid sequence MEMLPVTTAWLSSLDPLSEVPADQLQWLIDNSEHRLLAAGEFVVKPGEVIAGTHVFRQGRMVLYSVQEGLRRDFSTVLPGEITGYLPYSRAHFASMYGEITEDAQIMSLPRERIRDLITHNFELTQALVHVMTNRVRDFSVLMQQNEKMLALGKLSAGLAHELNNPAAAILRDAMTLRQHLKLVPDRFKEVMSIHMEPEDVDAVSDLFFPMIAERKHQQLTLTQRMKEEERLTDWMEERNVDNATDIAETLVEFGICQEDLDRLDRHIPRTFSSSMFNWLHANLVTEKMVEDIAESSNRIANLVSSVKVFTHMDRDQGKTMTDIHPGIRNTLVIMGFKIRKFKIEVIENFGADVPQISIMPGEMNQVWTNLIDNALDAMEVNGKGTLTITTRRDRAYVEVTVADNGPGIPREIQSRIFDPFFTTKEMGKGTGMGLETVQKIIRQHHGTIKMHTSPEGTAFVVCLPVQG is encoded by the coding sequence ATGGAAATGCTCCCCGTCACCACCGCATGGCTCTCTTCCCTGGACCCGCTCAGCGAGGTACCGGCAGACCAGCTGCAGTGGCTCATTGACAACAGTGAGCACCGCTTGCTGGCGGCCGGAGAATTTGTTGTAAAACCCGGCGAAGTGATAGCAGGCACCCATGTATTCCGCCAGGGCCGCATGGTGCTCTATTCTGTACAGGAAGGCCTCCGCCGCGATTTCAGCACGGTCCTCCCCGGCGAGATCACCGGCTACCTGCCTTATTCCCGCGCCCACTTTGCCAGCATGTATGGCGAGATCACGGAAGATGCACAGATCATGAGCCTGCCCAGGGAGCGCATCCGCGACCTCATTACTCATAATTTTGAGCTTACCCAGGCACTGGTACATGTTATGACCAACCGGGTGCGCGACTTTTCCGTGCTGATGCAGCAGAATGAAAAAATGCTGGCCCTGGGCAAGCTTTCCGCCGGCCTGGCCCATGAGCTCAATAACCCGGCAGCCGCCATTCTCCGGGATGCCATGACCCTGCGCCAGCACCTGAAACTGGTGCCAGACCGCTTTAAGGAAGTCATGAGCATCCACATGGAACCGGAAGATGTAGACGCCGTGAGCGACCTGTTCTTCCCCATGATAGCAGAACGCAAACACCAGCAACTGACACTCACGCAGCGCATGAAAGAAGAAGAACGACTTACTGACTGGATGGAGGAACGCAACGTGGACAATGCCACTGACATTGCCGAAACCCTCGTGGAATTTGGCATTTGCCAGGAAGACCTGGACCGCCTGGACCGGCACATTCCCCGCACCTTTTCCTCGTCCATGTTCAACTGGCTGCACGCCAACCTGGTGACTGAAAAGATGGTAGAAGACATTGCGGAATCGTCTAACCGTATTGCCAACCTGGTAAGCTCTGTAAAAGTATTCACCCACATGGACCGGGACCAGGGCAAGACCATGACGGATATTCACCCCGGCATCCGCAACACCCTGGTGATCATGGGGTTCAAGATCCGCAAGTTCAAAATAGAAGTAATAGAAAACTTCGGGGCCGATGTGCCCCAGATCAGCATCATGCCCGGTGAAATGAACCAGGTATGGACCAACCTGATAGACAACGCCCTCGATGCCATGGAGGTAAATGGCAAAGGCACGCTGACCATCACCACCCGTAGAGACCGTGCGTATGTGGAGGTGACGGTGGCAGACAATGGCCCCGGCATTCCCAGGGAAATACAAAGCCGCATCTTTGATCCCTTCTTTACCACCAAGGAAATGGGCAAAGGCACCGGCATGGGCCTGGAAACCGTCCAAAAGATCATCCGCCAGCACCATGGCACCATCAAGATGCATACTTCTCCCGAAGGAACCGCGTTTGTGGTGTGCCTGCCGGTGCAGGGATGA
- a CDS encoding chemotaxis protein CheB yields MKKKQQTKDTYIVAIGASAGGLEAIHAFFDNMPENSHLSFVVIQHLSSDFKSLLVELLAKHTYMQVKEAAHDMPVERDCVYVIPNNKMMTIAEGRLQLAQKTGEKVPNTAVDIFLHSLAKDQGPLGIAVILSGTGTDGTKGALAVKEAGGIVFVQDPTTARFNGMPNSVIGSGSADYTLPPEQMPEEIHNYISDLPAYVVNTAQIRDELLKEVYALVLKQCGHDFQFYKPPTLIRRLVRRMTLGEFKDLSSYVEYLRTHPEECKQLYKDFLIHVTGFFRDPAAFDALYNDVFPTIVRNKADHEIVKVWVAACSTGEEAYSIAMLLDKYLHKNGRSPEVKIFATDVDKDAVETAGRGVYTAEQVKDIPPGLLTKYFVQDGNKYTVTPRIRKQIVFARHNILRDPPFIRNDLVTCRNMLIYMGIPLQHKVLSALHFGLLTGGYLMLGSSENVDGIRAGLEDVSTKWKIYRKNASLKGYHQENTLGPAQATLIKLPAARPAQTAIGYTRAAQDLLDDFKTALIEDAGFAGLYIDQNYELREAVGNFNRYLSLPDKKLQLNLLKMVGPDLSVALNAAIRKAWKEQQKISLPRVKIRREDDEQLVSIVVDPLPGGASGSNYTFILLGEGREAVNGHNTGTIDFSNVTHSESSRQLLALETELNETRESLKTVMEGYEAANEELQSSNEELLSANEELQSSNEELQSLNEELHTLNTEHQLKIRELAALNDDLNNYFLSTNIGQLFLDADMHIRKFNPAAVHLINLIESDIGRPISHISTNIKDDSLVQDAQQVLHNGGIVEKEVTLQNGEVMLVRILPYVRQDKGTDGVVITFVDISPIKRLDNILKGIFNSSQSAILAFRALRGQDHKITDLELITANDAATAVLQKPKADALHQRMLQHFAHLGAHDLFAQYTHTVNTGEVLQHELPVDHNGATRWYSVVAVKMEDGLVATYTDITGKKESEERLRQNYNELVVARENMKKLNAALETKVMERTRELTRAEEEAQTSGEEKRFIAESMPLIVWTLTPAGVLTYINHQFTDFTGLHLQEGVVPDWSRFVHPDDVEDLERHWQYAFEHKEDFSRELRMRNANGNYAWFLLRANARKDEQDNVQLWVCTNIDIDEQKQANQILETRVQERTRALQISNDQLEQSNMELQHYAYVASHDLKEPLRKISMFSHMLKDKHLQHLDARALDYMDRIIRSSTRMMRLIDDLLAFSKISVYDYYEHTDLNKLIREILSDLELAIVEKQAVVEVDPLPEIEVIPGQMRQVFQNLISNALKFSHPEKPPVIRITGRRVSGKNFHSPASRNGAWCLITVLDNGIGFDEKYVEKIFTLFQRLHTKDYDGTGIGLAVARKIITKHNGLITAQSKEGEGAKFQLLLPVRQEEKGS; encoded by the coding sequence ATGAAGAAAAAACAACAAACAAAAGATACGTACATAGTGGCCATCGGCGCCTCTGCCGGGGGACTGGAGGCTATCCATGCCTTTTTCGACAACATGCCGGAAAACAGCCACCTGAGTTTTGTAGTCATTCAGCATTTGTCGTCTGATTTTAAAAGCCTGCTGGTGGAACTGCTGGCAAAGCATACCTACATGCAGGTGAAGGAAGCCGCGCATGATATGCCGGTGGAGCGTGACTGCGTGTACGTGATCCCGAACAATAAGATGATGACCATTGCGGAGGGGCGCCTGCAGCTGGCGCAGAAGACCGGCGAAAAGGTGCCTAACACCGCCGTTGATATTTTCCTGCACAGCCTTGCCAAAGACCAGGGCCCGCTGGGCATTGCCGTGATCCTTTCCGGCACCGGTACAGATGGCACCAAAGGCGCCCTGGCAGTGAAAGAAGCCGGGGGCATTGTGTTTGTACAGGACCCCACCACCGCGCGTTTTAATGGCATGCCTAACAGTGTGATCGGCTCTGGCTCCGCAGACTACACCCTGCCACCGGAACAGATGCCGGAAGAAATTCACAACTATATTTCCGACCTGCCTGCATATGTAGTCAACACCGCCCAAATAAGGGACGAGCTGCTGAAAGAAGTATATGCCCTGGTGCTGAAACAGTGCGGGCACGACTTCCAGTTTTACAAACCGCCCACCCTCATCCGCCGCCTGGTGCGCCGCATGACCCTGGGTGAGTTCAAGGACCTGAGCTCCTACGTGGAGTACCTGCGAACCCACCCTGAAGAATGTAAGCAGCTGTACAAGGATTTTCTCATCCACGTAACCGGCTTTTTCCGCGACCCTGCTGCTTTTGACGCCCTGTACAATGATGTATTCCCCACCATCGTCCGCAACAAGGCAGATCATGAAATAGTAAAGGTGTGGGTGGCCGCCTGCAGCACCGGCGAGGAAGCCTATTCCATTGCCATGCTGCTGGATAAATACCTGCATAAGAACGGGCGCTCTCCCGAGGTCAAAATATTTGCCACCGATGTAGACAAAGATGCCGTGGAAACTGCCGGCAGAGGGGTGTACACGGCGGAACAGGTGAAGGACATTCCCCCGGGCCTGCTGACCAAATATTTTGTACAGGACGGCAATAAGTACACGGTGACTCCCCGCATCCGGAAGCAGATCGTATTTGCGCGGCACAATATTCTCCGCGACCCGCCCTTCATCCGCAACGACCTGGTCACCTGCCGGAACATGCTTATTTACATGGGCATTCCCCTGCAGCACAAAGTATTGTCGGCCCTGCATTTTGGCCTGCTGACCGGTGGTTACCTGATGCTGGGCAGCAGTGAAAATGTAGACGGCATACGCGCCGGGCTGGAAGACGTGAGCACGAAGTGGAAGATCTACCGGAAAAACGCCTCCCTCAAAGGTTATCACCAGGAAAATACCCTGGGCCCTGCACAGGCTACACTGATAAAACTGCCGGCCGCCAGGCCTGCGCAAACGGCTATTGGTTACACCCGCGCTGCACAGGACCTCCTGGATGATTTTAAGACCGCCCTGATAGAAGATGCCGGCTTTGCAGGCCTTTACATAGACCAGAATTATGAATTGCGCGAAGCGGTAGGCAACTTCAACCGTTACCTTTCCCTGCCTGATAAAAAACTGCAACTGAACCTGTTAAAAATGGTAGGGCCGGACCTCTCCGTAGCGCTGAACGCCGCCATCCGCAAGGCCTGGAAAGAACAGCAAAAGATCTCCCTGCCACGGGTAAAGATCCGCAGGGAAGATGACGAACAACTGGTAAGCATCGTCGTAGATCCGCTACCCGGTGGTGCCAGTGGTAGCAATTATACGTTTATCCTCCTGGGGGAGGGCCGTGAAGCCGTGAACGGGCACAATACGGGCACCATTGATTTTTCTAACGTCACGCATTCAGAGAGTAGCCGCCAGCTCCTGGCGCTGGAAACGGAACTGAACGAAACCAGGGAAAGCCTGAAAACCGTGATGGAAGGCTATGAAGCGGCCAACGAAGAACTGCAAAGCTCCAATGAAGAGCTGCTCTCCGCCAATGAAGAACTGCAAAGCTCTAACGAAGAGCTGCAATCACTCAATGAAGAATTGCATACCCTCAACACAGAGCACCAGCTTAAAATACGGGAACTGGCGGCGCTCAATGACGACCTGAATAATTACTTCCTCAGCACCAACATAGGCCAGCTCTTCCTCGATGCAGACATGCATATCCGCAAGTTCAACCCTGCCGCCGTGCACCTCATTAACCTCATTGAGTCTGACATAGGCCGCCCCATCTCGCACATCTCTACCAATATTAAAGATGACAGCCTGGTGCAGGATGCACAACAAGTGCTGCACAATGGCGGGATCGTGGAAAAAGAGGTGACCCTGCAAAACGGGGAGGTAATGCTGGTGCGCATCCTGCCTTATGTACGGCAAGACAAGGGTACAGATGGGGTAGTGATCACCTTCGTGGATATCTCGCCCATCAAGCGCCTGGATAATATACTGAAAGGTATTTTTAACTCCAGCCAGAGCGCCATCCTGGCCTTCCGCGCGCTGCGGGGCCAGGACCACAAAATTACAGACCTGGAGCTCATCACGGCCAATGATGCGGCCACCGCGGTGCTGCAAAAGCCCAAAGCCGATGCGCTGCACCAGCGCATGCTGCAACACTTTGCCCACCTGGGCGCCCATGACCTGTTTGCCCAATATACTCACACGGTAAACACCGGGGAAGTACTGCAACATGAACTGCCGGTAGACCACAACGGGGCCACCCGTTGGTACTCCGTGGTGGCGGTGAAGATGGAGGATGGCCTGGTGGCTACCTATACGGACATTACAGGGAAAAAGGAAAGTGAGGAACGCCTGCGCCAGAACTACAATGAACTGGTAGTGGCCCGCGAGAACATGAAAAAGCTCAATGCTGCGCTGGAAACCAAAGTGATGGAGCGCACCCGCGAGCTGACCCGCGCCGAAGAAGAAGCCCAGACCAGCGGGGAAGAGAAACGCTTCATCGCGGAGTCCATGCCCCTCATCGTGTGGACCCTCACACCAGCCGGCGTGCTCACTTATATCAACCACCAGTTCACCGACTTCACCGGCCTGCACCTGCAGGAAGGGGTAGTGCCAGACTGGAGCCGCTTTGTACACCCGGATGACGTGGAAGACCTGGAAAGGCACTGGCAGTACGCTTTTGAGCATAAGGAAGACTTCTCCCGCGAATTGCGCATGCGCAATGCCAACGGCAACTATGCCTGGTTCCTGCTACGGGCCAATGCCCGCAAGGATGAACAGGATAACGTGCAATTGTGGGTGTGCACCAATATTGATATAGACGAGCAAAAGCAAGCCAACCAGATCCTGGAAACCCGCGTACAGGAACGCACCCGGGCCTTGCAGATCAGCAACGACCAGCTGGAGCAAAGTAACATGGAGCTGCAACACTATGCTTACGTAGCCTCCCACGACCTGAAAGAGCCATTGCGCAAGATCAGCATGTTCAGCCACATGCTCAAGGACAAGCACCTGCAGCACCTGGACGCCAGGGCACTGGATTACATGGACCGTATTATCCGCTCCAGCACCCGGATGATGCGCCTCATAGACGACCTGCTGGCATTCTCCAAGATCAGCGTGTATGATTATTATGAGCATACGGACCTCAATAAACTGATCAGGGAAATACTTTCAGACCTGGAGCTGGCCATCGTCGAAAAACAGGCGGTGGTGGAGGTTGATCCATTGCCGGAAATAGAAGTCATTCCCGGCCAGATGCGCCAGGTGTTCCAGAACCTGATCAGCAACGCGTTGAAATTTTCCCACCCCGAAAAACCACCCGTGATCCGCATTACAGGCCGGCGGGTATCGGGCAAGAACTTCCACTCGCCTGCCTCCAGGAACGGCGCCTGGTGCCTGATCACCGTTCTGGACAACGGTATTGGCTTTGATGAAAAATACGTGGAAAAGATCTTTACGTTGTTCCAGCGCCTGCACACGAAAGACTATGACGGTACGGGCATAGGCCTGGCCGTGGCACGCAAGATCATCACCAAGCACAATGGCCTGATCACCGCGCAGAGTAAGGAAGGGGAAGGCGCAAAGTTCCAGTTGTTGCTGCCGGTGCGGCAGGAAGAGAAAGGGAGTTAA
- a CDS encoding sensor histidine kinase: MKHLATEPLLQATLNAYPHAALISSLDGRILAANNQTVGLFGKPLQQAMEQNLLVPGLLGEWTIQAIREHLQATTDKANIQFTIHGVTPALTPLLISARSFIPNAKDAPGLLWTFQVLPKTADGMKAADVNNLLALIQTTETLLQFGSFSWDPRTRESIWSEGLYRILGYENAAACPEKPSAEFFLRFPDPSFAPALYETLDRARKEKQGYEAEYDIIDIHGKRKHLVSKGMYCTDEKTGEEKMLGVIRDITEMKRLERERDKYVLDLARSNKELEQFAYVASHDLQEPLRKILTFSDRLQVKFKDVLGADGAQYIERMTNAAGNMRRLIDDLLQLSRVATRDIPLEKVDLNTTIQHVLNDLEIPIRETGALIRAAHLPEIQGRSIQLEQLFINIIGNALKFRHHERTPDIHLSARALTHEEKLKYLLDEHHTWYRIQVKDNGIGFEQTYAERIFEVFQRLHGKSDYPGTGLGLSICKKIVERHRGAILAEGIPGEGASFFILLPAMQNI, translated from the coding sequence ATGAAGCACCTTGCTACCGAACCACTGCTACAAGCCACGCTGAATGCATACCCGCATGCCGCGTTGATCTCTAGTCTGGATGGCAGGATCCTGGCAGCCAATAACCAGACCGTGGGCCTCTTTGGAAAGCCCCTGCAGCAAGCCATGGAACAAAACCTGCTGGTACCCGGCCTCCTGGGCGAATGGACGATACAAGCCATCCGGGAGCACCTGCAGGCCACCACCGATAAAGCCAATATCCAGTTCACCATACATGGCGTAACGCCCGCGCTTACCCCTTTGCTGATCAGCGCACGCTCCTTCATCCCGAACGCAAAAGATGCCCCCGGTTTATTATGGACCTTCCAGGTACTGCCCAAAACGGCGGACGGCATGAAAGCAGCCGACGTAAATAACCTGCTAGCCCTTATCCAAACCACGGAAACCCTCCTGCAATTCGGTAGCTTCAGCTGGGACCCGCGTACCCGGGAAAGCATCTGGTCTGAAGGCCTGTACCGCATCCTGGGCTATGAGAATGCGGCCGCCTGCCCGGAGAAACCTTCCGCGGAATTTTTCCTGCGCTTCCCCGACCCCAGCTTTGCACCCGCACTGTATGAAACACTGGACAGGGCCCGCAAGGAAAAACAGGGCTATGAAGCGGAGTACGATATCATCGACATCCACGGCAAGCGCAAACACCTCGTGTCAAAAGGCATGTACTGCACAGATGAAAAAACCGGGGAAGAAAAAATGCTGGGCGTTATCCGTGACATCACGGAAATGAAACGCCTGGAGCGGGAGCGCGACAAGTACGTGCTGGACCTGGCCCGCAGCAATAAAGAGCTGGAACAGTTTGCCTACGTAGCCTCGCACGACCTGCAGGAGCCGCTCCGCAAGATACTTACCTTCAGTGACCGCCTGCAGGTGAAGTTCAAAGACGTACTGGGCGCAGATGGTGCGCAATATATAGAACGCATGACCAATGCCGCCGGCAATATGCGCCGCCTCATTGACGACCTGTTGCAACTTTCCCGCGTTGCTACCCGCGATATACCGCTGGAAAAAGTAGACCTCAACACTACCATCCAGCACGTGCTCAACGACCTGGAAATTCCTATCCGCGAAACGGGCGCCCTTATCCGCGCTGCGCACCTGCCGGAAATACAGGGCCGCAGCATACAGCTGGAGCAATTGTTCATCAACATCATCGGCAATGCACTGAAATTCCGCCATCACGAAAGAACGCCGGATATCCATCTTTCCGCACGGGCGCTCACCCATGAAGAAAAGCTGAAGTACCTGCTGGATGAGCACCACACCTGGTACCGCATACAGGTGAAGGATAATGGGATTGGTTTCGAGCAAACCTATGCGGAGCGCATCTTTGAAGTGTTCCAGCGCCTGCATGGCAAAAGTGATTATCCCGGCACGGGCCTGGGCCTTTCTATCTGCAAAAAGATCGTAGAACGCCACCGGGGCGCTATCCTGGCAGAAGGCATCCCCGGGGAAGGAGCCAGCTTTTTCATCTTGCTGCCAGCGATGCAAAACATTTAA
- the glk gene encoding glucokinase, producing MATDNQAMYLPTFARNSNPAFPACCVLAGDLGGTKTNLALYEVNGGALTLLQQATYHSAQYNSLSQLIKAFHEQYPDRMPDRISVGVAGPVMHGKAAITNLPMEISEAAIAEATGIKNVYLINDLEATAYGLATLQGDDLVTLHKGDVTIKGNMAIIAPGTGLGEAGLYYDGERYFPFATEGGHSDFSPRSAQDVALHNYLRTKVPVVSWEHLVSGMGILNIFNYLKEVEQVEVPTWMAEAFTTQDDAAVISIAAVENKAAIATQTMTLFVKYLARETSNLMLKMKATGGIFLGGGIPPKILPLLKSPTFYQHYRDGDRLFELLETAPLHVIDNDKTALQGAAFYGGQAQPRA from the coding sequence ATGGCAACAGACAACCAAGCAATGTATCTTCCCACCTTTGCCCGCAACAGCAACCCGGCGTTTCCCGCATGCTGCGTGCTGGCCGGGGACCTGGGCGGCACCAAGACAAACCTGGCGCTGTATGAAGTGAATGGAGGCGCGCTTACCCTGCTCCAGCAAGCCACGTACCACTCCGCACAGTATAATTCCTTAAGTCAGCTGATCAAGGCTTTTCATGAGCAATACCCCGACCGCATGCCTGACCGCATCAGCGTGGGCGTAGCAGGACCGGTGATGCACGGCAAGGCCGCCATTACCAACCTGCCCATGGAGATCAGCGAGGCAGCCATTGCAGAAGCCACCGGCATCAAAAATGTATACCTGATCAATGACCTGGAAGCCACCGCCTACGGCCTGGCCACCCTCCAGGGCGATGACCTGGTAACCCTCCATAAAGGCGATGTGACCATCAAAGGCAACATGGCCATCATTGCCCCCGGCACCGGCCTGGGAGAAGCCGGCCTGTATTATGATGGGGAACGTTATTTTCCCTTTGCCACAGAAGGCGGCCACAGTGATTTTTCGCCCCGCAGCGCACAGGACGTGGCTCTGCATAACTACCTGCGCACCAAGGTGCCGGTGGTGAGCTGGGAACACCTGGTGTCCGGCATGGGCATTCTCAATATTTTCAACTATCTCAAAGAGGTGGAACAGGTGGAAGTGCCCACCTGGATGGCAGAGGCTTTCACCACCCAGGACGATGCAGCCGTGATCAGCATTGCGGCCGTGGAGAACAAGGCTGCCATCGCCACGCAAACCATGACCCTGTTTGTAAAATACCTGGCCCGCGAAACCAGTAACCTGATGCTGAAAATGAAAGCCACCGGCGGTATATTCCTGGGAGGTGGCATACCACCCAAGATACTGCCCCTGCTGAAATCCCCCACTTTCTACCAGCACTACCGCGATGGGGATCGCCTGTTTGAACTGCTGGAAACCGCGCCCCTGCACGTGATCGACAACGATAAGACCGCCCTGCAGGGCGCCGCGTTCTATGGCGGACAGGCCCAGCCCAGGGCCTAG
- a CDS encoding MBL fold metallo-hydrolase has product MTHYENPVPTTVSSPGMFWSTMWKFMTVKNDREPAKAPGPFTFDLLAYDNPKEDEIRLTWLGHTTILLEVAGKRFLTDPVWAMRASPFSFMGPKRFFEIPVSIDHLPPLDGVLLTHDHYDHLDEQVIRKLGAKGYTFYCPLGVEGHLRKWGVSPEQWRVFNWGDSLVLDETCTLTALPTRHFSGRGLRDRNTTLWTSWVITGRHHKVYFGGDSGWWPGFEEIGNTYGPFDLTILEIGAYGDGWPDIHMGPDNALRAHAALRGKVMLPVHWGTYNLALHPWREPVERLLAAAPDDIVLWLPRPGACGALPSASHINRWWEYVYSM; this is encoded by the coding sequence ATGACACACTACGAAAACCCGGTGCCAACCACCGTTTCCTCGCCAGGCATGTTCTGGTCCACCATGTGGAAATTTATGACGGTAAAAAACGACCGGGAACCTGCAAAAGCACCCGGCCCTTTCACGTTTGACCTGCTGGCCTACGATAATCCAAAGGAAGACGAGATCCGCCTCACCTGGCTGGGGCACACCACCATTTTACTCGAAGTGGCCGGTAAACGTTTCCTGACAGATCCCGTGTGGGCCATGCGGGCATCGCCGTTTTCATTCATGGGGCCTAAGCGCTTCTTTGAAATACCGGTAAGCATAGACCACCTGCCCCCACTGGACGGTGTGCTGCTCACCCACGATCACTACGATCACCTGGATGAACAAGTGATCAGGAAGCTGGGGGCCAAAGGCTATACTTTCTACTGTCCGCTGGGGGTGGAAGGCCACCTGCGCAAATGGGGCGTATCCCCCGAGCAATGGCGGGTCTTTAACTGGGGTGATAGCCTGGTGCTGGATGAGACCTGTACCCTTACCGCCTTACCCACCCGCCACTTTTCCGGCCGTGGCCTGCGCGACCGCAATACCACCCTCTGGACCTCGTGGGTGATCACCGGCCGGCATCACAAAGTGTATTTTGGCGGCGACAGCGGCTGGTGGCCCGGCTTTGAAGAAATAGGCAACACCTACGGCCCGTTTGACCTCACCATCCTGGAAATAGGGGCCTATGGTGATGGCTGGCCTGATATCCATATGGGCCCGGACAACGCCCTGCGCGCCCACGCCGCCCTGCGCGGCAAAGTGATGCTGCCCGTACACTGGGGCACCTACAACCTGGCCCTGCATCCCTGGCGGGAGCCCGTAGAACGCCTGCTGGCGGCCGCGCCGGACGATATAGTGCTCTGGCTGCCCCGCCCCGGAGCGTGCGGTGCACTGCCTTCCGCCTCTCATATTAACCGCTGGTGGGAGTACGTGTATTCCATGTAA
- a CDS encoding DUF4377 domain-containing protein produces the protein MHASIRWALAATLLTACNQHPNTGSAGTDTSGTSAVSQEVHGGDMFYASDTLPAASSPGMLIGLTLHATGDAELSTDYLNYFPEIIEAGPWLQHGDTISMVLKTVDVAQASPDTMVFLRRQHTLHYLGKGYGTLGLVLHEQRKPDAHPRVLVMWVHPQKTTCTDRKGQQRECLQVAFSKVPPDAQTHWQPLPEEIRKFTFVPGHLQQVKVLRTPRHSQLADSHDYSYELLAVLSNH, from the coding sequence ATGCATGCTTCCATCCGCTGGGCCCTGGCCGCCACCCTGCTCACCGCCTGTAATCAACACCCCAATACCGGCTCCGCCGGCACCGATACCAGCGGCACGTCCGCTGTATCGCAGGAAGTGCACGGGGGCGATATGTTCTATGCCAGTGACACACTGCCCGCCGCATCCAGTCCCGGTATGCTCATAGGGCTTACTCTCCATGCCACCGGCGATGCGGAGCTGAGCACTGATTACCTCAATTACTTTCCCGAGATCATAGAAGCCGGTCCCTGGCTGCAACATGGCGACACCATCAGCATGGTGCTCAAAACCGTGGATGTAGCGCAGGCCAGCCCGGATACCATGGTATTTCTCCGCCGGCAGCACACACTGCATTACCTTGGCAAGGGGTATGGCACCCTGGGCCTGGTACTCCATGAACAGCGCAAGCCGGATGCGCACCCCAGGGTGCTGGTCATGTGGGTGCATCCACAAAAAACCACCTGCACCGATCGTAAAGGACAGCAACGGGAGTGCCTCCAGGTGGCCTTCAGCAAAGTGCCGCCGGATGCGCAAACACACTGGCAACCATTGCCGGAGGAGATCAGGAAATTCACCTTTGTGCCGGGCCACCTGCAGCAGGTCAAAGTGCTCAGGACACCGCGCCATAGCCAGCTGGCAGACAGCCATGATTATAGTTACGAACTGCTGGCAGTACTCAGCAACCACTGA
- the ypfJ gene encoding KPN_02809 family neutral zinc metallopeptidase, with translation MRWQNRRTSDNVEEGSGGGGGGRMVIGGGIGTVVIIVLALLFKQNPATVLQQVQQQGTQQAGPDDTHQVTDYSDVNKRFSSVVLASTEDVWHDIFNNMNKTYEEPKLHLFNGSVSSACGMAESATGPFYCPGDHKVYLDTEFFDEMRDKFHVNGDFAMAYVIAHEVGHHVQNLLGISAKMDRARGRMSEAEYNKLSVKLELQADFLAGVWANHAERMDTILEAGDIESALNAASAVGDDRLQKEAQGYVVPDAFTHGTSAQRMYWFKKGFTTGDLRQGDTFSDASLN, from the coding sequence ATGCGTTGGCAAAACAGGCGTACAAGTGATAACGTGGAAGAAGGCTCCGGTGGTGGCGGCGGTGGCCGTATGGTGATAGGCGGTGGCATTGGCACCGTGGTGATCATTGTACTGGCGCTGCTTTTCAAGCAAAACCCCGCTACCGTATTGCAACAGGTGCAGCAACAAGGCACCCAGCAGGCCGGCCCTGACGATACCCACCAGGTGACCGACTACTCCGATGTGAACAAGCGCTTCTCCTCCGTAGTGCTGGCCAGCACGGAAGATGTGTGGCACGACATCTTCAACAACATGAACAAAACCTACGAAGAGCCCAAGCTTCACCTCTTCAACGGCTCTGTGAGCAGCGCCTGCGGCATGGCAGAATCAGCCACTGGGCCTTTTTATTGCCCCGGCGATCATAAAGTATACCTGGACACCGAATTCTTTGATGAAATGCGCGACAAGTTCCATGTGAATGGCGACTTTGCTATGGCTTATGTAATAGCCCATGAAGTGGGCCACCACGTGCAGAACCTGCTGGGCATCTCTGCAAAAATGGACCGCGCCCGCGGCCGCATGAGCGAAGCAGAATACAATAAGCTGTCCGTAAAACTGGAGCTGCAGGCCGATTTCCTGGCCGGCGTGTGGGCTAACCATGCGGAGCGCATGGACACCATCCTGGAAGCCGGCGACATTGAATCGGCCCTCAACGCGGCCAGCGCCGTGGGCGACGACCGCCTGCAAAAGGAAGCCCAGGGTTACGTAGTGCCGGACGCCTTCACCCACGGCACTTCCGCGCAGCGCATGTACTGGTTCAAAAAAGGCTTCACCACCGGCGACCTGCGCCAGGGTGATACTTTTAGCGATGCATCATTGAACTAG